CAAGGGATCGGCTGTGGATTACGCGATTAGAGGGCTTTGGGAACAGTACTCACGGCGCTGCGATAGCAACTGCTAGAAGGGGTACGCCGAGGAAATAAGGAGTAAAAAATTGGTCGAAGAGGCCTAGGATCAAGGTCAAGTTCATTTTTGTCAGCTAAGAAATTTTGTGGGTCAAGGGGAGGGTTTAGGGGAGTTTGTGTGCCCCATAATTTTGGCATGACCTGTAGTAAAGTACAGCATAAGACTGAGGATTAGTATTGCAAAACAACTGGCATGGAAATTTTGGGGCATGTCGTTAAGGGTGGTTGGGAGTCACCAATCTTTAGCTTAAAAGGCTAACGCTAGGCCCTGTTTAGCTTCTTAGCGAGGCATCTTGGAGTATTAGGGTGGACCAGTCCTCAAATTGTTGCAGGGGGACTGCTTCAACTACGATGGGCATAAAGCTGTGGTTTGCGCCGCAGATTTCTGAGCACTGTCCGTAGAAGACGCCGGGGCGAGATGTAATAAAGGCTGTTTGGTTTAGTCGGCCGGGTACGGCGTCTATTTTAACACCCAGGGATGGGACTGCTCAGGAGTGGAGGACGTCCTCCGCAGAGACCAGAACTCGGATTGGGGATTCGACGGGGGTAATCATTCGGTGGTCTGCTTCTAGGAGGCGGAATTGCCCGGGGGCCAGGTCTTGCGTGGGGATTATGTAAGAGTCGAACTCAAGGTTTTCGTAGTCAGTATATTCGTAGCTTCAGTACCATTGATGTCCCATGGCTTTGATGGTTAGGTGGGGGTCGTTAATTTCGTCTATAAGGTAAAGAATGCGGAGGGAGGGGAGGGCAATTAAGATAAGGATAATTGCTGGGAGGACAGTTCAGATAATTTCAATTTCCTGGGAATCAAGGATGAACTTATTAGTTAAGCTAGAAGTAACTAGGGCGACAATGAAATAAAGGACTAGAGTGCTAATTATAAAGACAATCATTAAAGCGTGGTCATGAAAGTGAAGAAGTTCTTCTATCACAGGAGAAGCAGCATCTTGGAAACCGAGCTGGGAGGGAAAGGCCATGATAAGACACGTGAGGAGTTAGCTCACAACCTGGCCCTGACAAGGCCacgtaattaaattttactagtGTCTTTAAGAAAGTGACAGAACGGCCATGTGGTTGGCTTGAAACCAATTTATGGGGGTTCAACTCCTCCC
The Bicyclus anynana unplaced genomic scaffold, ilBicAnyn1.1 scaffold_80, whole genome shotgun sequence DNA segment above includes these coding regions:
- the LOC128199780 gene encoding LOW QUALITY PROTEIN: cytochrome c oxidase subunit 2-like (The sequence of the model RefSeq protein was modified relative to this genomic sequence to represent the inferred CDS: substituted 3 bases at 3 genomic stop codons); the protein is MAFPSQLGFQDAASPVIEELLHFHDHALMIVFIISTLVLYFIVALVTSSLTNKFILDSQEIEIIXTVLPAIILILIALPSLRILYLIDEINDPHLTIKAMGHQWYXSYEYTDYENLEFDSYIIPTQDLAPGQFRLLEADHRMITPVESPIRVLVSAEDVLHSXAVPSLGVKIDAVPGRLNQTAFITSRPGVFYGQCSEICGANHSFMPIVVEAVPLQQFEDWSTLILQDASLRS